A single window of Aspergillus oryzae RIB40 DNA, chromosome 8 DNA harbors:
- a CDS encoding CSN8/PSMD8/EIF3K family protein (predicted protein), which yields MDLPPLSKEQLSVVLKSSRSPTELYNILVEYEGEAYLMSTSDSNVSELLSLFYSTFFFAHLLTDQIYEARAMTQRMPQELSQNDPSLQNCLTLLRAVWQRNYESIYKILRELPWPDFLRPAVESYETYFQEKTLKEVSHAYEAIRPATAANYLGLDTAAAEQGDPAVIQKFTAVGWVWDESTRLLHPKPIPTAPEKDTRLYDEKPGRSDWLNEELRWLRNNRPPGPLNGGNV from the exons ATGGATTTACCTCCACTCTCCAAGGAACAACTTTCCGTAGTGCTCAAATCTAGTCGTTCACCAACCGAGCTCTACAATATTTTGGTGGAGTACGAGGGCGAGGCTTATTTAATGTCAACATCTGATAGCAATGTATCGGAGCTCCTCAGTCTATTCTACTcgacctttttctttgcgcATCTTCTGACAGATCAAAT ATATGAAGCTCGCGCGATGACTCAACGAATGCCACAAGAGCTGTCTCAAAATGATCCGTCGCTCCAGAATTGTCTGACTCTCTTACGGGCTGTTTGGCAGAGGAACTATGAGTCAATCTACAAAATCTTAAGAGAGCTACCCTGGCCAGATTTCCTGCGTCCGGCGGTAGAAAGCTACGAGA CATATTTTCAAGAGAAAACATTGAAAGAAGTCAGCCATGCCTACGAAGCGATACGGCCTGCAACAGCTGCAAACTATCTCGGTCTCGATACTGCTGCAGCAGAACAGGGCGACCCCGCAGTGATACAGAAATTCACTGCAGTTGGGTGGGTATGGGATGAAAGCACAAGACTATTACACCCTAAACCAATCCCCACCGCACCAGAAAAGGACACTCGGTTATACGATGAA AAACCCGGGAGATCCGACTGGTTGAACGAAGAGCTGAGATGGCTACGCAACAATAGACCTCCAGGTCCGTTGAATGGCGGAAACGTCTGA
- a CDS encoding dolichyl-diphosphooligosaccharide--protein glycosyltransferase subunit STT3 (oligosaccharyltransferase, STT3 subunit) translates to MAETPVDALLKGNTGRNTRGLLRIIILVTIAAAAVSSRLFSVIRFESIIHEFDPWFNFRATKYLVQHGFESFWDWFDDRTWHPLGRVTGGTLYPGLMVTSGVIYHILRFLTIPVDIRNICVLLAPAFSGLTAFAMYLLTCEMSISPSAGLLAAAFMGITPGYISRSVAGSYDNEAIAIFLLVFTFFLWIKAVKNGSIMWGALTALFYGYMVSAWGGYVFITNLIPLHVFVLLCMGRYSSRLYISYTTWYALGTLASMQIPFVGFLPIRNSDHMSALGVFGLIQLVAFADFVRGFIPGKQFQRLLTAMVIIVFGVAFAGLVLLTVSGVIAPWSGRFYSLWDTGYAKIHIPIIASVSEHQPTAWPAFFFDLNLLIWLFPAGVYMCFRDLKDEHVFVIIYAVLASYFAGVMVRLMLTLTPIVCVAAALALSTIIDTYVFASRGPSPQSKAQDETSAEGLRSTRNPVVGISSYISKAVVTSSVVIYLLLFVAHCTWVTSNAYSSPSVVLASRMPDGSQFIIDDYREAYYWLRQNTPDNAKIMSWWDYGYQIGGMADRPTLVDNNTWNNTHIATVGKAMSSREEVSYPILRQHDVDYVLVVFGGLLGYSGDDINKFLWMVRIAEGIWPDEVKERDYFTARGEYRVDDEATPAMRNSLMYKMSYYNYNALFQQGQAMDRVRGSRLPAEGPQLSTLEEAFTSENWIIRIYKVKDLDNLGRDHNSATAFERGHKRKRATKRKGPRVLRTE, encoded by the exons ATGGCCGAAACACCTGTTGATGCCTTGTTGAAAGGCAACACCGGCAGGAATACGCGCGGCCTGCTGCGCATTATCATTCTAGTTACAATCGCCGCCGCTGCAGTGTCGAGTCGACTGTTCAGTGTGATTC GTTTTGAAAGCATTATCCATGAAT TCGATCCTTGGTTTAATTTTCGCGCAACAAAATACTTGGTACAACATGGCTTCGAAAGCTTCTGGGACTGGTTTGATGACC GAACATGGCACCCTCTGGGCCGTGTCACGGGTGGCACGTTATACCCAGGTCTCATGGTGACCAGCGGCGTGATCTACCACATCCTCCGATTCCTAACCATTCCCGTCGACATTCGCAACATTTGTGTCTTGCTCGCACCGGCATTTTCTGGTCTCACGGCATTTGCGATGTATCTGCTGACCTGCGAGATGTCCATCTCACCTTCCGCTGGTCTCCTTGCTGCCGCCTTCATGGGTATTACCCCGGGATACATCTCTCGATCTGTTGCGGGTAGCTATGATAACGAAGCCATTGcaatcttccttcttgtattcaccttcttcttgtggATCAAGGCTGTCAAAAATGGTTCGATCATGTGGGGAGCGCTGACCGCTCTCTTCTACGGTTACATGGTGTCGGCTTGGGGTGGTTATGTCTTTATCACCAATCTGATTCCCTTGCATGTCTTTGTGCTTCTCTGTATGGGAAGATATAGCTCCCGTCTGTACATCAGTTACACCACCTGGTATGCGCTGGGAACTTTGGCAAGCATGCAGATTCCATTCGTCGGCTTCCTCCCCATTCGGAACAGTGACCATATGTCTGCCTTGG GTGTATTTGGTCTGATTCAACTCGTGGCATTTGCTGACTTTGTCCGCGGCTTCATCCCCGGTAAACAGTTCCAGAGACTTCTCACTGCCATGGttatcatcgtcttcggtgtTGCCTTTGCCGGACTTGTTCTTTTGACCGTGTCCGGAGTAATTGCCCCGTGGAGCGGTCGCTTTTACTCCCTGTGGGATACTGGCTACGCCAAAATCCATATCCCTATCATTGCATCGGTGTCGGAGCACCAGCCGACTGCTTGgccagctttcttctttgacttgaaCCTCCTCATTTGGCTCTTCCCCGCCGGAGTCTACATGTGCTTCCGTGATCTCAAGGACGAGCACGTCTTCGTCATTATCTACGCCGTCCTGGCAAGCTACTTCGCCGGTGTCATGGTTCGTCTCATGCTGACATTGACCCCGATTGTCTGCGTGGCGGCTGCGCTGGCGTTGTCGACCATCATTGATACGTATGTGTTTGCATCTCGTGGGCCGAGTCCTCAGAGCAAGGCCCAAGATGAGACATCCGCAGAAGGTCTTCGTTCCACAAGGAACCCGGTTGTTGGAATTTCCTCTTATATTTCCAAGGCCGTTGTGACATCCTCTGTCGTCATTTATCTGCTCCTGTTCGTTGCGCACTGCACTTGGGTCACATCCAATGCCTACTCTTCCCCTTCGGTTGTTCTGGCTAGTCGGATGCCGGATGGCAGCCAATTCATCATCGACGACTACCGTGAAGCCTACTACTGGCTTCGCCAGAACACCCCCGATAACGCCAAGATCATGTCCTGGTGGGATTATGGATACCAGATTGGTGGTATGGCGGATCGCCCCACTCTTGTTGACAACAACACCTGGAATAACACCCACATCGCCACTGTTGGAAAGGCGATGAGCTCTCGCGAGGAGGTTAGCTATCCTATCCTCCGCCAGCATGATGTTGATTATGTGCTGGTAGTGTTCGGCGGTTTGTTGGGTTACTCTGGTGATGACATCAATAAGTTTCTCTGGATGGTTAGAATTGCCGAAGGCATCTGGCCCGATGAGGTCAAGGAGCGGGACTACTTCACGGCACGGGGCGAATACcgtgttgatgatgaggctACCCCCGCGATGCGCAACAGCTTAAT GTACAAAATGTCCTACTACAACTATAACGCTCTCTTCCAGCAGGGTCAAGCCATGGACCGCGTCCGAGGCTCTCGACTGCCCGCTGAAGGGCCACAGCTTTCCACCCTCGAAGAAGCGTTTACCAGCGAGAACTGGATCATCCGTATCTACAAGGTCAAGGACCTTGACAACTTGGGCCGTGACCATAACAGCGCCACAGCCTTTGAGCGGGGCCACAAGCGGAAGCGCGCTACCAAGAGGAAAGGACCCCGTGTTCTGCGAACCGAGTAA
- a CDS encoding RNA-processing protein PTA1 (mRNA cleavage and polyadenylation factor II complex, subunit PTA1) yields the protein MAQSTGSLVDQIAQLNAARTLVLGDAAFYPQIVNGVLPIIGARSRLELRRWGAEFLAETFSSPALAPAQKEQLAAIALQTLRETLELPEKDTVTLKHIVEAAASLYPLKCAGNQFKPAHWGIVGTDTLDNCSINHPEDSKVWENMTAIKDDILRRWDTSPFSVKVCCIKFVQRVVQVQTHGLTDPRVRTGKKEMPAVPKGKTVDDSQRPEQNETSLAIVPRNHSILSLPYLEAEASGLLDRLLSSIVPCPTNGPVIVSDPLLVNATLNSLAILIRTRQSIGNKIINAILSFVPARQARTPVTPAVRVGVKSMERTARALMINIMKRNPSHPLASKMQQHIERLMQSRIETVDDSSKKRGLPTEPTDGLDNSKRAKLDAESPPLIKVSPLPPGPVSYSQLYTLTEDAGLSSFDVKQLPVELLVKIVVPVLARVDQSALQQAVDGVRMRYQTLQKQQAAQPPPPATGEEEDDDYEPEYQPMDVPEQAAEQEDALSAEPADLQPDLVSLGPFVLPQPPPLSENEAAEIGRSAVGRVFDMLASSGVAPNTGKGKSQQHLGFSRLAGSTFDRDAWVTLLTRLATRAPAGLEVDHKKNDQDPSSKRPTISDSIRETLYRYILEDFRGRVNVGIMWLNEEWYNDRIQMKFTASQRGEEDEESSVPLHYDQWSLRLLDGFLPYLDSRDTKIFIRFLSEIPEVTIPITKRVASLAKDPERVNLCIQSLLYLIMFRPPAREMCLNAVEDVYQTYEESRPAAGKVLARWRPQSTAVQQAQPEQQSTLVNRTVESENNTPVANGA from the exons ATGGCTCAGTCGACTGGTAGTCTTGTCGACCAGATCGCCCAGCTCAACGCTGCCCGAACCCTCGTTCTGGGCGATGCCGCATTCTACCCACAAATTGTGAATGGTGTTCTTCCTATAATTGGTGCGCGATCGCGATTGGAATTACGACGATGGGGTGCAGAATTCTTAGCGGAGACCTTCTCCAGCCCGGCGCTGGCTCCAGCTCAGAAGGAGCAGCTAGCTGCCATTGCTTTGCAGACACTACGAGAGACGTTGGAGTTGCCGGAAAAGGATACTGTGACTTTGAAACATATAGTGGAAGCTGCGGCCAGTTTATATCCCCTG AAGTGCGCAGGAAACCAATTTAAGCCGGCTCACTGGGGAATTGTGGGAACTGACACTCTTGATAATTGCAGCATCAACCACCCTGAAGACTCCAAAGTTTGGGAGAATATGACCGCTATTAAGGACGATATACTCCGGAGATGGGATACGTCCCCATTCTCGGTGAAAGTATGCTGTATCAAGTTTGTACAGCGGGTGGTTCAAGTCCAGACCCACGGTCTAACGGACCCTAGAGTACGtacaggaaagaaagaaatgccCGCTGTTCCCAAAGGAAAGACTGTTGATGATTCCCAGCGGCCGGAGCAGAATGAAACGTCCTTGGCCATTGTTCCTAGAAATCattccatcctctccctcccgTACTTAGAAGCCGAGGCGTCGGGCCTACTGGATAGATTGCTGTCG TCAATTGTGCCATGTCCCACTAATGGACCCGTCATCGTTAGCGACCCCCTCCTAGTGAATGCGACGTTGAACAGTCTAGCGATCCTGATTCGAACCCGACAGTCCATCGGTAACAAGATTATCAACGCGATCCTAAGCTTCGTTCCTGCAAGACAAGCACGCACCCCGGTGACGCCTGCGGTTCGTGTTGGCGTCAAGTCGATGGAGCGCACGGCTAGGGCCCTCATGATCAATATAATGAAGAG AAATCCTAGCCATCCCCTAGCAAGCAAAATGCAGCAGCATATCGAGCGCTTGATGCAGTCGCGCATAGAAACCGTTGATGATAGCTCGAAGAAGCGTGGCCTACCGACCGAGCCAACAGATGGTCTGGACAATTCCAAGCGGGCAAAACTAGATGCTGAATCCCCTCCACTGATCAAGGTGTCACCGCTGCCTCCGGGCCCAGTCAGTTACTCACAGCTCTATACGTTAACTGAAGACGCTGGCCTCTCCTCTTTTGATGTGAAGCAACTAccggttgagcttcttgtcAAGATTGTGGTTCCTGTTTTAGCTCGTGTAGACCAATCTGCCCTGCAGCAGGCCGTTGAT GGTGTACGAATGCGGTATCAGACGCTCCAGAAGCAGCAAGCTGCGCAGCCTCCTCCACCGGCAacgggtgaagaagaagacgatgactATGAGCCCGAATATCAACCCATGGACGTGCCCGAACAGGCGGCAGAGCAGGAAGACGCACTGTCGGCTGAACCGGCCGATCTTCAGCCCGACTTGGTGTCACTCGGTCCTTTTGTGCTCCCACAACCTCCCCCACTATCAGAAAATGAGGCTGCAGAGATCGGCCGAAGTGCCGTGGGAAGAGTGTTTGACATGCTTGCATCGAGCGGTGTGGCGCCAAATactggaaaaggaaagagccAGCAACACCTAGGTTTCTCGAGGCTGGCTGGCAGCACCTTTGATCGGGACGCCTGGGTAACACTACTCACCCGACTCGCGACGCGGGCGCCTGCTGGGTTAGAGGTAGACCACAAGAAGAACGATCAAGACCCGTCGTCGAAGAGACCGACGATATCCGATTCTATACGCGAAACATTGTATCGATATATACTCGAAGATTTCAGAGGCCGAGTAAATGTTGGAATCATGTGGTTGAACGAGGAATGGTACAATGACCGAATTCAAATGAAATTTACCGCGTCCCAACGAGgtgaggaagatgaggaatCGTCGGTGCCATTGCACTACGACCAGTGGTCACTGCGGCTTCTGGACGGATTTTTGCCGTATCTGGATTCTCGGGACACCAAGATCTTTATCCGGTTCCTCAGCGAGATTCCAGAGGTAACCATTCCCATCACAAAACGGGTAGCCAGTCTCGCAAAAGATCCTGAGAGAGTGAATCTCTGCATCCAATCGTTGCT GTATCTGATTATGTTCCGGCCCCCGGCGCGGGAAATGTGTCTCAATGCCGTAGAGGATGTTTATCAGACAT ACGAGGAATCACGACCCGCCGCTGGTAAAGTCCTAGCCAGATGGCGTCCGCAGAGCACAGCTGTACAGCAAGCACAACCCGAACAACAATCTACCTTGGTGAACCGCACAGTTGAATCAGAGAACAACACTCCCGTCGCAAACGGTGCTTAG
- a CDS encoding uncharacterized protein (predicted protein), whose amino-acid sequence MCRIRAVQHFEFAIKFRDSFIIDPVGLVRRRTPALKLPAIPSQIPVSLLRSNISTKKKRHGWRGHSNLHSSSSLAAASPSSASSRSAASSSPSASSPPPSAPVSRAMSASSSTSLAFRPFRLPFLLFLPLAGAAGKSDSGISSTGVSSSLGLEGSSMGSSSMGSGVSTISSAGGSLSSLLREPRRGSSSSSSSVPISSAELSRLRFFPMPSESADSSSPGVSSPRLGTWLFFERGLLGESSGTCSSSSTSS is encoded by the exons ATGTGTAGGATTCGGGCCGTTCAGCATTTCGAGTTCGCGATTAAGTTTAGAGACTCGTTCATCATAGATCCTGTTGGCTTAGTCA GGCGGCGAACTCCCGCTCTAAAACTGCCAGCGATTCCATCGCAGATACCCGTTTCGCTGCTACGCTCGAACATTAgcacgaagaaaaagcgacATGGTTGGAGAGGACATAGTAACttacattcttcttcaagtTTGGCGGCAGCCTCACCAtcatctgcttcttcgcgttcggcagcctcctcatccccaAGTGCATCATCCCCACCGCCTTCCGCGCCAGTTTCGAGAGCCATGTCAGCATCCTCATCGACATCTCTCGCTTTCCGCCCCTTTCGCTTGCCTTTCctactctttcttcccttagCAGGAGCCGCTGGCAAGTCGGACTCGGGAATATCATCGACTGGGGTATCATCCTCGTTAGGCTTGGAAGGTTCCTCCATGGGTTCCTCCTCAATGGGCTCAGGCGTCAGTACAATATCCTCTGCGGGAGGATCACTCAGTTCGCTTTTGAGAGAGCCGCGAC GAGGctcgtcctcttcgtcaaGTTCGGTGCCCATCTCATCAGCCGAGTTGAGCCGTTTACGTTTCTTCCCGATGCCTTCTGAAAGTGCGGACTCATCAAGCCCTGGCGTCTCTTCGCCAAGGTTAGGGACCTGGTTATTTTTTGAGCGGGGCTTGCTGGGCGAATCGTCTGGTACATGCTCCTCGTCGTCAACTTCATCGTAA